The DNA window CGGCAGGCAATTGGTCTTCAACAATCGCCTTCAAATCAAATATTGGTTGGTATCTCATTGTTTATGACTTTCTTTATCATGGGTCCTATATTCAGCCAAATAAACGACCAAGCATTACAACCGTATTTGAAGGACGAAGTTACTTCCATTCAAGCACTCGAAATTGCAAAAGAGCCAATGAAGGCATTTATGCTCTCTCAAACGCGTATTAAAGACCTCGAAACATTCGCTAAAATAGCGGGTTACGACAAACTCGATAAACCAGAAGATACGCCCTTTATAGTTATTATTCCGGCATTCGTCACATCGGAATTGCAAACCGCGTTTATTATCGGGTTTATGTTTTTCATTCCTTTCCTTATCGTTGATTTGGTTGTAGCCAGTGTACTCATGGCGATGGGTATGATGATGCTTTCACCGATGATTGTTTCTTTACCGTTTAAAATCATGCTTTTTGTGCTTGTAGACGGCTGGGGACTCGTCATGGGGACGCTCGCGCGAAGTTTCGGTTTGGGGGTGTAATGTGGAACCAGAAGTATTCGTCGATATTCTTAGTGATTCGCTTTTCTTAGTCATCAAGCTAGTGTCGGCGATTGTTGTTCCTGGTCTGATCGTTGGTTTATGTGTCGCAGTGTTTCAAGCGGCTACCTCCATTAACGAGCAGACACTGAGTTTTTTGCCCAGGCTGATTATTACTATCGTCGCGTTAATTATTGGTGGGCATTGGCTTACACAAGAACTGATGGACTTTTTTACCCGTCTCGTGGAAATGATCCCAGAAATCGCGGGGTGAAAAATGGAGTTTCCGTTTGCCGTTGTTATCCAGTGGTTAAGTGACTTCTTGTTACCGTTGGTGCGCGTTAGTTCGATGATGATGGTAATGGCGGGACTTGGTGCTCAGAACGTTCCGAGTCGAGTTAAACTCTCCATGGCGGTTGTAACTACGCTTGTGTTAGTGCCCGCGCTTCCACCGACTCAGTTTACCGATTTATTTTCCCTGTCGATGATATTTGTGGTGATCCAGCAGATGCTTATTGGTATCGCAATCGGATTTGCCTCTTTGTTACTTCTAAACACGTTCGTTATCGCAGGTCAAATTCTCGCCATGCAGACAGGATTAGGATTTGCCTCAGTCGTTGATCCCGCGAATGGTTTATCTGTACCTGCTGTTGGGCAATTCTACTTAATACTAGCAACGCTACTTTTTTTTGTTTTTAACGGACATCTGATGATGATCCAGATGGTTGCGTTTAGTTTTGAAACCTGGCCAATCAACGGGGAGTGGTGGCCAGTTGATAATTACTGGGATATTTTAATGTGGGGCGGGTGGATGTTTTCGACTGCCCTTGCGCTGTCACTTGCACCGTTGACTGCTATGCTTGTTATTAACATCTCCTTTGGCATCATGACTCGGGCAGCGCCACAGATGAACATATTCTCAGTGGGCTTTGCGTTTACACTGGTTGCTGGTTTAATGATTATTTGGGCAACAATGGGGAATTTCATCACACAGTATGAGTTTCAATGGCTCAAAATGGTTGAACTAATGTGTGGCATGATTGGTTGTAGCGTGTAGGTGTAAAGAATGGCTGAAGATTCAGGTCAAGAAAGAACCGAAGAACCCACCAGTAAAAAAATTGATGAAGCTCGTAAAAAGGGGCAAATAGCCCGTTCAAAAGAATTGGGGACAACCTTTGTTCTTATTTTTTCTGCAATTGCACTGCTCATGTACGGACCCGGTATAGCAAAAGGTTTATATAACTTGATGGGCCGTATGCTCACTCTTAATCGCAATGAAACCTATGATACGACTAAAATGTTTGCCGTATGGGGAAGTGCATTCAGTGAATTGATTTTCCCCATGGCCATGTTTGTGTTTGTCGTTGCGCTTGCGGGGATAATAGGAAACACCTTGTTAGGTGGTTTCAATTTTAGTTGGGAAGCTGCCTCTCCAAAACCGAGTAAAATGTCGCCGATGAAAGGCTTTAAGCGAATGTTTGGTGCTCAAGCGGGTATAGAGTTAGTTAAAGCTATCTTAAAGTTCTCGCTTGTCGCCGGGTTTGCGATTTTACTTATTCAAGGTTACTTCTATGAAATTCTCCATTTAAGTATTGAAAGTCCGCCTCAAAGCATCGTGCATGCGCTGGAAATTCTAGCTTGGATGTTCTTAGCATTGAGCTGTACGCTTATCATCATTTCTGCAATTGATGCGCCATATCAAAGCTATAATCACCACAAGCAATTGAAAATGACGCTTCAAGAAGTTAAAGACGAATATAAGAACTCTGAAGGTGACCCGATGATAAAGGGTCGTATACGTCGTATGCAGCGTGAAATGTCACAGCGAAGAATGATGCAGGACGTTCCCGATGCAGATGTGGTTGTAACGAACCCAACTCATTATTCAGTTGCGCTCAAATATGATACGGAAAAGGCTGGTGCCCCGATGGTCATTGCTAAAGGGGTGGACGAACTAGCAATGCAAATCAGAAAAGTCGCAATTGGTAATGATGTCCCAATTGTCGAGTCACCGGCATTAACTCGTTCGCTCTACCATACAACGGAAGTGGGTGACCAGATACCGGAGCAACTCTTTACGGCCGTCGCTCAGGTGCTTGCGTATGTGTTCCAGTTGAAGCGTTTCAATAAGGGTCGTGGAAAGAGACCGGTGCCTTTGAAAAAAGAATTACCGATCCCAGACAACTTAAAGCATTAACATTAACTTTCAGTTCTACTGGAATAGTTATTGCTTTAAACTTAGTGCGTCAATTTATTTTCATAAGATAACCTATGGATTTTAAAGCAGTTCTAGACCAGTTTAAACAAAATAGAAATGACTATCTCAAAGGGATAGGCACCCCGATTATTGTTTTGGCCGCGCTCGGTATGGTTATTTTACCCATGCCGCCGTTTTTGCTAGATGTGCTTTTCTCCTTCAATATCGCACTTGCACTCGTTGTGTTGTTAGTCACGGTTTATACGTTGAAACCACTTGAGTTTGGTATGTTCCCTTCTGTTTTGCTTATTGCAACTATCTTACGACTCGCGCTAAACGTAGCCAGTACACGAGTTGTACTACTAGAAGGACACAATGGGGGGGACGCAGCAGGTAAAGTAATCGAAGCGTTTGGCTCTGTAGTCATCGGTGGTAATTACGCGGTTGGTCTTATTGTGTTTATCATTTTGATGGTCATTAACTTTGTCGTAATCACCAAAGGTGCTGGCCGTATTTCGGAAGTTTCCGCTCGTTTTACCTTAGACGCGATGCCGGGTAAACAAATGGCCATTGACGCAGACTTAAACGCGGGATTTATTTCCGCGGAAGATGCGAGAGCTCGTCGTGAGGAAGTAACTCGCGAGGCGGACTTTTACGGTTCAATGGACGGTGCGAGTAAATTCGTAAAAGGGGACGCGATAGCAGGCCTTGTTATTCTCTTTATCAATATTATCGGTGGTTTATTTGTTGGGATGATCCAACATGACCTTAGTTTTTCTCGTGCGATGGAAGTGTACACACTTCTCACTATCGGTGATGGTCTTGTCGCGCAAATTCCTTCACTTCTGCTTTCCATTGGTACGGCCATCGTGGTAACGCGTGAAAATGCGTCTCAAAACATGGGTGAGCAGGTTCAAAAACAATTAGGCAATGAAAAATCGCTTTTTATTGCTTCAGGTATCATGTTTATTATGGGCGTTGTGCCTGGGATGCCCCATCTTGCATTCCTAGGGTTTGGTACTTTTCTAGCTTATCTAGCTTATTATCTACAGAAGCAAAAAGCAAAAGCAGAAACGGAAGCAGCCGAAATGGAAGCGAAAGGTGGTGCCATTGCCGCGAATAAATCCAGTCAGTTAGATCAAAAAGAACTCGGCTGGGACGACGTACAGCCAGTAGATGTTATTGGATTGGAAGTTGGCTATCGTTTGATCCCATTGGTTGATCAAGCTCAAGGCGGTGAACTGCTGAGTCGCATCAAAGGCGTCCGTAAAAAGCTTTCACAAGAACTCGGTTTCCTTGTTCCGCCAGTGCATATTCGAGATAATTTAGAACTGGACCCGAATGCGTATCGAATCACGCTCATGGGAGTTGCAACAGGCGAAGGTGAGCTTAAACATGGCGATGAGTTAGCAATAAATCCAGGCCAAGTATTCGGTCCGATCAATGGCGTTGCTACTCGAGATCCCGCGTTTGGTCTGGATGCGGTATGGATAAAACCTGACCAAAAAGATGAAGCACAGTCTCTGGGCTATACCGTAGTCGATGCCGCAACGGTAGTCGCTACGCACATTAGTCAATTGTTAACCAATAATGCTTCGTTGTTATTAGGTCATGAGGAAGTTCAGAATTTACTTGATATGTTGGCGAAAAGTCATCCTCGATTAGTCGAGGGCTTAGTACCTGATATTTTACCGTTAACAACGGTAGTTAAAGTGCTGCAAAATTTACTCAACGAAGGGGTTGCCATTCGTGACATGCGTACGGTTGTGCAAACCTTAGTGGAGTATGGTCCACGTAGCCAAGACCCTGACGTACTCACGGCTGCCGTGCGAATTTCACTTCGCCGACTCATCGTGCAAGATGCGGTTGGCAATAACGACGAAATCCCTGTCATAACATTGGCGCCTGAGTTGGAACAGATGTTGCATAACTCATTACAGAACGCAGGTGATGAGGGCGCAGGTATCGAACCTGGTCTTGCAGAGAGGCTTCAAAACTCATTGAGAGAAGCTCATCAGACGCAAGAAATGCTAGGCGAACCTTCCATCTTATTAACCTCTGGAATGTTACGAAGTGTGCTATCAAGATTTGTTAAACACACGATTCCAGGCCTTCGAGTGATGTCATATCAAGAAGTGCCGGAAGAGAGACAAATCAAAATAGTAAGCTCAGTTGGACAGCAATAGTGAGTAAGGGGTTGTCAAATGAAGATCAAACGTTTTTTCGCAAAAGACATGCGTACTGCATTGAAAGAAGTGAAGGAAGAACTTGGTCCGGATGCAGTGATTATGTCGAACAAGAAGTTGGCTGACGGTGTTGAAATCGTAGCTGCGGTAGACAATGATCGTGCGCCACAAACAACGCCAGAACAACCACAAGCTCCAATTCAAGCAGAGAAGAAAATAGCACCGGTTGCTCCTCGTATCGTACGTCCTGAGCCCGCTCGAGCTAAGCCAGAGTCTCAAGCACAAGTAGCTGATTCATTACAAGCATTATTAGAAAGACAAGCTTCAGCGCGTCCACGTTCACCAGAGCTTGCTTCGATGTTTTCTGAATCAGGCATTGACACAGAAAAAGCATTCGCGCCAAAAATGCCTACTCACAAAACGGCGCGTCCTCAATTTGCACAACCTAAAGCGCAATCTCAATGGGATATGGCAGATGAACTTGATTCAGGATTTGGCGATGAAGTAGATCTTCGTCAAAATGCTGACGCTGGCTCAAGTGAAATGTTAAAGATGCGCGAAGAAATGAATGCGATTCGTCAACTTCTTGAATTCCAACTTTCAGGTTTAATGCAGCAAGACCTTGCTCGTCGCGACCCAACGCGTGCTTGTTTAATTGAGCGTTTGAAAGGCATGGGAATTGAAGAATCGGTGGCGGATCAGATGGCTTGCTTTATTCCCGATGACGTATCACGCAAAGAAGCGTGGAACGCGCTGTTATCAATGGTGGAAAACCAACTCCACACAACAAACAATGAAATCTTACGTCAAGGCGGCGTTTTCGCGTTAGTTGGCCCAACGGGTGTGGGTAAAACGACGACTGTTGCAAAGCTAGCAGCTTTGGGGGCACAAAAGTTTGGCGCTGACCAAGTTGCATTAATCACAACAGATACTTACCGTATTGGCGCTTATGAGCAACTTTCAACATATGGTCGCATCATTGGTTGTCCAGTTAAACAAGTAAAAGATGCACAAGAATTGTCAGAAGTGTTATATCATTTACGCAACAAACGCTTAGTCTTGATTGACACAGCAGGTATGAGTCAGCGAGACTTACGCTTAACAGAGCAATTAAATACGCTCATGAAGAATGCACGCGTTGATATTCGCAGCTATCTTGTATTAAGCGCAACAGCGCAAATGAACGTACTTCAAGAGACGGTGCGCCACTTTAAGAAAGTAAATTTAAGTGGTTGTATCTTCACAAAACTTGATGAAAGTCTAAGTTTAGGCGAGATTATAAGTGTAGCGATTCAAAATCGTCTGCCAATCGGGTATCTTACTAATGGTCAGCGTGTGCCAGAAGACATCCGAGTTGCAAATGCTGAAAAACTCGTTAAAAAGGCTGAGCAATTATTCATTAGACGTTCAAAAGCTCAACATTCGAGACCTGTACCAGTGGCGTCTCAAGCAGTAGGAATGTATGATTAACACAGTATTAGATCAAGCAAGTGGTCTGCGAAGAATGAATCAAAAGAATAACCACGGCGTCAAAGTCATAGCAGTAACAGGCGGTAAAGGTGGAGTTGGGAAAACGAACGTTTCTCTTAACACTGCAATCGCAATGGGACAACAGGGGCATCGGGTACTTGTACTTGATGCTGACTTAGGTCTTGCTAATTGTGACGTAATGCTTGGCTTACGCGTTGAGAAAAACCTTTCGCATGTACTTTCCGGTGAATGTGAACTTGATGAAATCTTAGTTGAAGGACCTGCAGGTATTAAAATTGTGCCTGCAACGTCAGGCTCGCAGAACATGGTTGAGCTAACCCCTGCAGAACATGCTGGCTTAATTCGTGCGTTCAGTGAGCTTAACACAGAATTTGATGTGCTGATTGTTGATACGGCAGCGGGCATCTCTGACATGGTGTTAAGTTTTTCCAGAGCAGCGCAAGACGTTATGGTTGTCGTATGTGACGAGCCAACGTCTATTACCGACGCCTACGCTTTGATAAAAGTACTTAGCCGTGAACACGGTGTATATAAATTTAAAATTGTTGCCAACATGGTGCGAAGTCTCCGTGAAGGCCAAGAATTATTTGCTAAACTTTCTAAAGTGACCGATAGATTCTTGGATGTAGCGCTTGAGTTGGTGGCGACAATTCCTTTCGATGAAAACATGCGAAAGTCATCTCGTCGTCAAAAGACGATTGTTGAATTATTCCCTAATTCTCCAGCCGCCGTAGCGTTTAGAGGCCTTGCTTCAAAAGCTGCTAAATGGCCAATTCCACATCAGCCATCAGGCCACTTAGAATTTTTCATTGAACAACTCGTAAACGGATAGGTATGGCATTGGTAAATAAGACCATGGGATATCAGACCACAGACTACCTCGGACAACTCGTGGAGCGACATGCTCCGCTGGTTAAAAAAGTGGCGTGTCATCTCTTGGCAAGGTTACCAGCAAGCGTACAACTAGACGACCTGATCCAATCCGGTATGATTGGTCTAATTGAAGCGAGCAAAAATTTTGACGCGACAAAAGGGGCGAGTTTCGAAACCTTTGCTGGTATTCGGATCCGTGGTGCTATGTTGGACGAAATTCGCCGTGGTGATTGGGCTCCACGCTCTGTTCATCGCAATAATAGGATGGTTGCAGAGGCGATTTCCGAGCTTGAAGGAATACTTGGTCGAGAGCCAAAAGATACTGAAATAGCTGAAAAACTTGATATTACGTTAGATGAGTACCATCATATTTTACAGGACGTAAATTCGAGCAGAATTTTGGGGATTGAAGATCTCGGGGTGGACGAAGATGTAATAACTACCGCAGATCAAGATTTGTCACTGGACAAACCGTTTAATGTTGTTAAAAATGAGCGCTTTAACCAATCTCTCATTGATGCAATTCAATCCTTACCGGAAAGAGATGCCTTAGTTTTGTCGTTGTATTACAACGACGAAATGAATTTAAAAGAAATCGGGCAGATACTAGATGTAAGTGAATCTCGTGTTAGCCAAATTCATGGTCAGGCAATGATTCGGCTTAAAGCTAAAATCAATGACTGGATCAACTAAAGATACAAATAAAATGGGTTCAAACCTCACTGGAGGATGTTTTGGATAAGAACATGAAAATTCTCGTGGTTGACGATTTCTCGACGATGCGTCGAATCATCAAAAACCTGCTCAGAGATTTAGGTTTTACAAATGTTCAGGAAGCCGATGACGGTAGTACAGCTTTGCCAATGTTGCAAAACCAAGAGTTTGACTTTGTAGTCACGGATTGGAACATGCCAGGCATGCAAGGCATTGATTTGCTCCGTGCAATTCGTGCAGATGACAAGCTTAAGCATATTCCAGTTTTAATGGTTACTGCAGAAGCTAAGAAAGAACAGATAGTAGCGGCAGCGCAGGCTGGTGTGAATGGTTATATTGTTAAGCCGTTTACCGCGGGCACACTAAAAACGAAACTCGAAAAAGTGTTTGAACGTTTAGGCTAAAATAACCAGAAGGAGAGGCTTATGTCGGCTAATGCTGCGCCTCAAATCAGTCTTGAACAAGCTAAGCAGCTTGTTGCATACCTAGAGCAAGGTGAACAAGAAAAAGCGGACCAGCTCATTTTGGAAGCTGCAAGTAAAGAGCAGTCAGAGCTCTTTGCTGAGGTAGGCAAATTAACTCGCCAACTTCACGAGTCGCTAAAAAACTTTGAACTAGACACGAGATTGACGGACCTCACGACAGAAGCACTTCCTGATGCTAAGCAACGCCTAAATTATGTAATGGAAATGACTGAAAACGCGGCTAACAAAACCATGGACGCCGTGGAAGCAAGTCTTCCTCTCGCACAACAGTTATCTGAAGATATTTCCCATATTAAACCGACATGGGATAGGTTGATGAATCGCGACATTCAGCTTGGCGAGTTCAAGTCGTTATGTCATGACATCGACCGATTTATGCAGACCTCTCCGAACCGTACCGAAGAGTTGCAATCTTTGATGACTAACGTTTTGATGGCGCAAGATTATCAAGACCTTACTGGCCAGGTTATTCGCAGAGTAATAGAACTGGTTAGGGAAGTTGAAGACAGCCTAATTCATCTACTAACTGTATTCGGAACCGCAGACGAAAGCTCAATAAAACAAAAACGAGCTGAGCCGAAAGTTGTCGTCAGCGATCCAAATGAATTGTCGGGGCCGGAAGGACCTATTATTGACCCAGACGCTAGAGATGATGTGGTTTCAGGCCAAGATGAGGTCGATGATTTGCTATCCAGTTTGGGCTTCTAATAGGAGAGTATGTGCATGAGCTTTGAAGTCGATGAAGATATATTACAAGACTTTCTTGTTGAAGCCGGCGAAATACTAGAGCAGCTTTCCGAGCAGTTAGTTGAGCTCGAAAATAACCCCGAAGACAGAGAGCTTTTGAACGCTATTTTCCGTGGATTCCACACGGTAAAGGGTGGCGCAGGCTTTTTGAGCATGACAGAACTTGTTGATGCGTGTCACGGTGCTGAAAACGTGTTTGACGTATTGCGTCAAGGGCAACGTAGGGTGTCGCCAGAATTAATGGACGTCATTTTACAAGCATTGGATACCATCAATGAAATGTTTGGTCGTATTCAAAATCGCGAGCAACCTGATCCAGCGGATCCAGGACTACTCGAAACTCTCCACGATTTAAGCCGACCTGAATCCGAAGACCAGCCCAAAGCTCACACCTCTGTTGCTGAAACTCTGGAACAGCCCGAACCTGTTGCAGAGCATGTTGAAGCTGCACCTTCAACGGCCGGTGGGGAAGATCCATTTGAATTCGATGATATCTTTTTTGAAGCATCAAACAGTGCTAAACCTGCTGCTGAAGCGGATAACGGCATTGATGAAATCACGGAAGATGAGTTCGAGGCATTACTTGATGAATTGCACGGTGCTGGAAAAGCGCCAGCCGTAGGTGGCGATTCAACGCCCGTGAACGCGAGCCGAGATGACGGTGATATTACGGATGACGAATTCGACCAACTTTTAGACGAATTACATGGTGTCGGACAATTTGGCAGTAATGCTGCTATAGAGTCAGCGCCAGCTCCATCGGCGCCTAAAGCAGCAGCTCCAACGCCATCAGCAAAACCGACGTCGTCTGGTGATGAAGATATTAATGATGACGAGTTTGAAGCTCTGCTTGACGAGCTACACGGTAAAGGTAATGCACCTAAAGCGGTTGAAGAGGTGCCTGAAAAACCGAAAGCGGCAACGCCTCCTCCAGCCAAACCTGCTCCTGCACCAGCTCCGAAAGCTGCCGCTCCAGTAGCGAAGCCACAACCTAAAGCTGAACCAGTTGAAGAGAGAGCCACGCCGGCATCTGCAGCTAAAAAAGCTCCGCCAGCGGCACAAGCTGAGACAACTGTTCGTGTTGATACAAAACGCTTAGACCAAATTATGAATATGGTTGGCGAATTGGTGTTAGTGCGTAATCGCTTGGTAAGCTTAGCGACCAATGCGAGTAGCGAAGCAATGGGTAAAGCAATCTCTAACCTAGATGTCGTGACAGCCGACCTTCAAGGGGCTGTAATGAAAACTCGAATGCAGCCAATTAAAAAAGTGTTTGGTCGCTTCCCTCGAGTTGTACGCGACCTTGCTCGTAGTTTGAGAAAAGACATCAATCTAGTGCTGGAAGGTGAAGAGACCGATTTAGATAAAAACCTGGTTGAAGCACTCGCCGATCCGCTCGTCCACTTAGTCAGAAACTCAGTAGACCACGGTATTGAAATGCCAGACGTGCGTGAAGCCGCCGGAAAACCAAGACAAGGGACCGTAACGCTTTCAGCATCGCAAGAAGGTGACCATATACTTCTAACCATCCGTGATGATGGTGCAGGTATGGATCCTGAAAAGCTTAAAAAGATTGCGGTGACAAAAGGCGTAATTGATTCAGACCAAGCTAGTCGTTTATCTGATACTGAGGCCTATAACCTCATATTTGCCCCCGGTTTCTCCACAAAAGAGCAAATCTCTGATATTTCAGGTCGTGGTGTGGGTATGGACGTTGTTAAAACGAAAATTACTCAACTGAATGGCTCGGTAAATATTCAATCAGAACTTGGTGTAGGTACTGTACTTGAAATCAAGGTACCGCTCACACTTGCTATTCTACCGACCTTAATGGTCATTGTTGGTGAGCAAACCTTTGCATTACCGCTTGCAGGTGTTAACGAAATTTTCCACCTCGATTTGACAAAAACGAATGTCGTGGACGGTCAATTGACGATAATCGTAAGACAAAAAGCGATCCCTCTTTTCTATCTTGAACACTGGTTGAAAAAAGGCGCTGATCGTTCTCGTCGTAAAGCGGAAGGTCATGTTGTCATCGTGCAGATAGGAACCAAGCAGGTTGGTTTCGTTGTGGATTCGCTTATTGGACAAGAAGAAGTGGTTATTAAGCCTTTAGATGCACTTCTCCAAGGTACTCCTGGTATGGCCGGTGCAACCATCACTTCTGACGGTGGAATTGCGCTTATTTTAGACGTACCAAATCTATTAAAACACTATGCTAGTAAGTAGGAGCTAAGGCTCCACCACGTACTAAGAAAGTATGAATGTGGTGCTTAGGCACCACTTTTTAGATCTGAATTTGAGACGAGTAGCCAATGGCAGTCAAAGTATTAGTTGTAGATGATTCGAGCTTCTTTCGCCGCAGAGTTACAGAAATATTAGAGCAAGACCCTGAAATCAAGGTAATTGATTTTGCAGTAAATGGTCAAGAAGCGGTTGAAAAAGCAGCGAAATTGCGACCCGATGTGATCACAATGGATGTCGAGATGCCTGTGTTGGATGGCATAAGTGCAGTAAAACAAATTATGCAATCGAATCCGACACCCATCCTTATGTTTTCATCGTTGACGCGAGAAGGTGCAAGTGCCACGTTGGACGCGCTCGATGCGGGGGCATTAGATTTCCTTCCGAAGAAATTTGAAGACATTGCGCGAAATAGTGACGATGCGATTAAGTCGCTGCAAAATAAAGTTAAGGAAATTGGACGTAGGCGTTTACCTCGTTTTGTTCGACCATCCTATACACCTTCAGCTTCAGCGCCAGCGCCAAATACGCCACTTTCAAGTGGGCTGAGTAGACCATCTATTGCGCAACCAGATAGAACGTTTTCTCGTTCAAGCGCACCTGTAAGCCCTGTGTCGCCTATAACCAGTGCCAGAGCCTCAGGTAAAAAATATCAACTAGTGGCTATTGGTACCTCGACAGGTGGGCCTGTCGCATTGCAAACGATTTTAACGCAATTACCGGCTAACTTCCCGCACCCTATTTTGCTTATCCAGCATATGCCTGCGGCCTTTACACCCGCTTTTGCACAACGCTTAAATACGCTATGTAAAATTAAAGTGAAAGAAGCCGAGAATGGTGACCGTCTGCAAGCGGGTGTTGCGTATTTGGCTCCAGGTGGTCAGCAAATGATGGTTGAAAGTCGCGGTGGTTCAAGAACCTTGCGCGTGTTTGAAGATGACAGTGCAAGAATAACGTATAAACCATCTGTTGATGTCACGTTTGCGAGTGCCGCAAAAGCCTATAGCGGTGACGTACTCGCAGTTGTGTTAACTGGGATGGGCGCCGACGGGCGAGATGGCTCTCGATTGCTAAAGCAAGCTGGAGCAACTATTTGGGCACAAGATGAAAAAACCTGTGTGGTTTACGGTATGCCTGCGGCGGTTGCCAATGCAGGGCTTGCCGCAGAAAGTCTGCCTTTGCAGGACTTTGCTCAGCGCATTGCCAAAGAAGTAGGATGCTGAGTTTTAACTCAATTATATTTTCGCTGTAGGCTAAAATTTGGTTGCGATAGGTGTTAATGTAATCAAGATTTATAGATTAAGGAACGGTTTTTAGTCGTGAAGATTTGGACAGTAGCAAACCAAAAAGGTGGAGTAGGGAAAACGACAACGACAGTAAGCCTTGGAGGAATACTCGCGCTACAGGGTAAGCGTGTACTTCTTATTGATACTGATCCACACGCCTCATTAACATACTACTTTGGCATCGATTCTGAACAGCTCGAAGTGAGCGTTTACGATATCTTTGCTCGCGGTACTCAAATGGCGAGCGAAGAAATTCTCCAGTCTCTTTGTCCTTCTACGATTGAAAATTTGGATATATTGCCTGCAACCATGGCCATAGCGACACTAGACAGAAGCATGGGTCATAAATCTGGCATGGGTTTGGTATTGAAAAAAGCCTTGGCCAAAATCAGTGAGCATTATGACTACGCTATT is part of the Pseudoalteromonas xiamenensis genome and encodes:
- the flhF gene encoding flagellar biosynthesis protein FlhF — its product is MKIKRFFAKDMRTALKEVKEELGPDAVIMSNKKLADGVEIVAAVDNDRAPQTTPEQPQAPIQAEKKIAPVAPRIVRPEPARAKPESQAQVADSLQALLERQASARPRSPELASMFSESGIDTEKAFAPKMPTHKTARPQFAQPKAQSQWDMADELDSGFGDEVDLRQNADAGSSEMLKMREEMNAIRQLLEFQLSGLMQQDLARRDPTRACLIERLKGMGIEESVADQMACFIPDDVSRKEAWNALLSMVENQLHTTNNEILRQGGVFALVGPTGVGKTTTVAKLAALGAQKFGADQVALITTDTYRIGAYEQLSTYGRIIGCPVKQVKDAQELSEVLYHLRNKRLVLIDTAGMSQRDLRLTEQLNTLMKNARVDIRSYLVLSATAQMNVLQETVRHFKKVNLSGCIFTKLDESLSLGEIISVAIQNRLPIGYLTNGQRVPEDIRVANAEKLVKKAEQLFIRRSKAQHSRPVPVASQAVGMYD
- the flhB gene encoding flagellar biosynthesis protein FlhB, giving the protein MAEDSGQERTEEPTSKKIDEARKKGQIARSKELGTTFVLIFSAIALLMYGPGIAKGLYNLMGRMLTLNRNETYDTTKMFAVWGSAFSELIFPMAMFVFVVALAGIIGNTLLGGFNFSWEAASPKPSKMSPMKGFKRMFGAQAGIELVKAILKFSLVAGFAILLIQGYFYEILHLSIESPPQSIVHALEILAWMFLALSCTLIIISAIDAPYQSYNHHKQLKMTLQEVKDEYKNSEGDPMIKGRIRRMQREMSQRRMMQDVPDADVVVTNPTHYSVALKYDTEKAGAPMVIAKGVDELAMQIRKVAIGNDVPIVESPALTRSLYHTTEVGDQIPEQLFTAVAQVLAYVFQLKRFNKGRGKRPVPLKKELPIPDNLKH
- the fliQ gene encoding flagellar biosynthesis protein FliQ gives rise to the protein MEPEVFVDILSDSLFLVIKLVSAIVVPGLIVGLCVAVFQAATSINEQTLSFLPRLIITIVALIIGGHWLTQELMDFFTRLVEMIPEIAG
- the fliR gene encoding flagellar biosynthetic protein FliR, translated to MEFPFAVVIQWLSDFLLPLVRVSSMMMVMAGLGAQNVPSRVKLSMAVVTTLVLVPALPPTQFTDLFSLSMIFVVIQQMLIGIAIGFASLLLLNTFVIAGQILAMQTGLGFASVVDPANGLSVPAVGQFYLILATLLFFVFNGHLMMIQMVAFSFETWPINGEWWPVDNYWDILMWGGWMFSTALALSLAPLTAMLVINISFGIMTRAAPQMNIFSVGFAFTLVAGLMIIWATMGNFITQYEFQWLKMVELMCGMIGCSV
- the fliP gene encoding flagellar type III secretion system pore protein FliP (The bacterial flagellar biogenesis protein FliP forms a type III secretion system (T3SS)-type pore required for flagellar assembly.), which gives rise to MNNALKLLIFTAILFYLPGVNAEGIEALSITTTPDGTQEYSVTLQVLAIMTALSFIPAAVIMMTSFTRIIVVLGILRQAIGLQQSPSNQILVGISLFMTFFIMGPIFSQINDQALQPYLKDEVTSIQALEIAKEPMKAFMLSQTRIKDLETFAKIAGYDKLDKPEDTPFIVIIPAFVTSELQTAFIIGFMFFIPFLIVDLVVASVLMAMGMMMLSPMIVSLPFKIMLFVLVDGWGLVMGTLARSFGLGV
- the flhA gene encoding flagellar biosynthesis protein FlhA produces the protein MDFKAVLDQFKQNRNDYLKGIGTPIIVLAALGMVILPMPPFLLDVLFSFNIALALVVLLVTVYTLKPLEFGMFPSVLLIATILRLALNVASTRVVLLEGHNGGDAAGKVIEAFGSVVIGGNYAVGLIVFIILMVINFVVITKGAGRISEVSARFTLDAMPGKQMAIDADLNAGFISAEDARARREEVTREADFYGSMDGASKFVKGDAIAGLVILFINIIGGLFVGMIQHDLSFSRAMEVYTLLTIGDGLVAQIPSLLLSIGTAIVVTRENASQNMGEQVQKQLGNEKSLFIASGIMFIMGVVPGMPHLAFLGFGTFLAYLAYYLQKQKAKAETEAAEMEAKGGAIAANKSSQLDQKELGWDDVQPVDVIGLEVGYRLIPLVDQAQGGELLSRIKGVRKKLSQELGFLVPPVHIRDNLELDPNAYRITLMGVATGEGELKHGDELAINPGQVFGPINGVATRDPAFGLDAVWIKPDQKDEAQSLGYTVVDAATVVATHISQLLTNNASLLLGHEEVQNLLDMLAKSHPRLVEGLVPDILPLTTVVKVLQNLLNEGVAIRDMRTVVQTLVEYGPRSQDPDVLTAAVRISLRRLIVQDAVGNNDEIPVITLAPELEQMLHNSLQNAGDEGAGIEPGLAERLQNSLREAHQTQEMLGEPSILLTSGMLRSVLSRFVKHTIPGLRVMSYQEVPEERQIKIVSSVGQQ